From one Gemmatimonadota bacterium genomic stretch:
- a CDS encoding carboxypeptidase regulatory-like domain-containing protein: MTNPPAPPPPPPPPPPAPTATKLVFSAVPDRIVAGQVVAPSFEVQLQDASGAVITSATTAVTLAPAPGVSGVTLAGTTTVTPVNGLATFSNIIVNGAAPTFSLTASATGLSSASTPTVPLVPTPVVFDSTKSKLVSDSGQRAAGTYVFQVAANEPTPAPGAVLAGTEAGGYLRKVVSATRSGSTLTVQTAEASLTDAVQSGRFSDAVTLDLANSNISTGVSGIRWGATALQSAVPGVVYNATDGQLEFDNVVLWGDSQNGLLIKDGRLKFSPRLAFGAELKNWKLDSLEVVASGVANFDATLALTMNRSYPLFAFEKQLFTLSKPFVAFIGTWPVAGRVKLNYVLTMDADVSGAVGVNAGFTSQATIKAGARYLRGNWASLSNATAAFSPSLTANATLAASAKLGAKVEAELILYEVLGPKVWAEPFIRASRTISNNSYKDECSSAIDVGLQFNVQIFSWALAQWTYRPADPFFQTKWPQCNGSGPLVTQQLRLVIDDGNNQSGPPNSALPRSLVARVLDQNNAGVAGIPISFTVATGGGTVAPASVPTGVDGRARATWTLGGSVGNQSVSATTLSVPGTILSFVASAVRPTGDVAGTIVNAATSAPLAGADIELAQGASIIAIGKSLTDGTFRITGVPTGIYTLTARAAGVTSASVPNVDVKIATNSVGTIRLQPVQQAGNLGGSVTNSSAVPVGGAIVELRLGAGVVSGTPIATDTTVATATPTRQAGEYRFNAISAGTYTLLVRRTGFPNKTESPVQVVASTSNVRNVQLTSTTSSVTVAPTSLSLAVGASATLTATARDAIGSAMSGRTVTWRSSSPSVASVSSSGVVLGLAAGQASITATVDGISGSAQLGVVNSCAAGTECEPNNTVATATPLASGQTLTAALSAAGDRDYFQLGLGGASNLTVSLTLPVALTGTGRVNISLLDASGRVLTYGCTAANGTTASLTFTNVPQTAYVMVGSETYTGTSCNYLSNSSLTVGAYSISLTATQIGGAGLDPIFEPNNTIATATPLASGQTLTAALSAVGDRDYFQLGLGGASNLTVSLSLPVALTGPGRVNISLLDANGRVLTYGCTAANGTTASLTFTNVPQTAYVMVGSESYTGTSCNYLSNSSLTVGAYSISLTATQIGGTGLDPIFEPNNTIATATPLASGQTLTAALSAVGDRDYFQLGLGGASNLTVSLSLPVALTGPGRVNISLLDANGRVLTYGCTAANGTTASLTFTNVPQTAYVMVGSESYTGTSCSYLSNSNLTVGAYSISLTATQIGGAGLDPIFEPNNTIATATPLASGQTLTAALSAAGDRDYFQLGLSGASNLTVSLSLPVALTGPGRVNISLLDANGRVLTYGCTAANGTTASLTFTNVPQPAYVMVGSESYTGTSCSYLSNSNLTVGAYSISLTATQIGGAGLDP; the protein is encoded by the coding sequence GTGACCAATCCCCCCGCCCCTCCCCCCCCGCCCCCTCCACCACCTCCAGCGCCGACCGCCACCAAGCTCGTTTTCAGCGCCGTCCCCGACCGCATCGTGGCCGGACAGGTGGTCGCGCCGAGCTTCGAGGTACAACTCCAGGATGCAAGCGGTGCGGTCATCACGAGCGCGACGACGGCGGTGACACTCGCGCCGGCGCCGGGCGTCTCCGGCGTCACCCTGGCCGGCACGACGACGGTGACCCCGGTCAACGGTCTGGCGACGTTTTCCAACATCATCGTCAACGGCGCGGCGCCCACCTTTTCGTTGACGGCTTCGGCAACCGGCCTCTCCAGCGCGTCGACGCCGACCGTACCGTTGGTGCCGACCCCGGTCGTCTTCGACTCGACCAAATCCAAGCTCGTCAGCGATAGCGGTCAGAGGGCAGCAGGAACGTACGTCTTTCAGGTCGCCGCCAACGAGCCGACGCCAGCGCCCGGAGCGGTGCTCGCCGGCACCGAAGCTGGCGGCTACCTGCGAAAGGTCGTTTCGGCCACGCGATCCGGGAGCACGCTCACCGTGCAGACGGCGGAGGCATCGCTCACGGACGCCGTTCAATCGGGGCGATTCTCGGACGCCGTCACCCTCGACCTCGCCAACTCGAACATCTCGACTGGTGTCAGCGGCATTCGATGGGGCGCGACGGCCCTGCAGTCCGCTGTCCCCGGAGTGGTCTACAATGCCACCGACGGTCAGCTCGAGTTCGACAACGTGGTGCTCTGGGGCGACTCGCAGAACGGTCTGTTGATCAAGGACGGGCGGTTGAAGTTCTCTCCGCGCCTCGCCTTCGGCGCCGAGTTGAAGAACTGGAAGCTGGATTCGCTCGAAGTGGTGGCCTCTGGCGTTGCGAACTTCGACGCCACGCTCGCCCTCACGATGAACCGCTCCTACCCGCTCTTCGCGTTCGAGAAGCAGCTGTTCACCTTGAGCAAGCCGTTCGTCGCGTTCATCGGCACCTGGCCCGTCGCTGGTCGCGTGAAGCTGAACTACGTGCTGACAATGGATGCCGACGTCTCCGGCGCAGTCGGAGTCAACGCCGGTTTCACGAGCCAGGCCACTATCAAGGCCGGCGCGCGATACCTGCGCGGGAACTGGGCCTCGCTCAGCAACGCAACGGCCGCCTTCTCGCCCTCGCTCACGGCGAACGCCACCCTCGCCGCATCGGCCAAATTGGGCGCCAAGGTCGAGGCCGAGCTCATCCTGTATGAGGTGCTTGGGCCCAAGGTGTGGGCGGAACCGTTCATTCGCGCGAGCCGCACCATCTCGAACAACTCGTACAAGGACGAATGCAGCAGTGCGATCGACGTCGGACTGCAGTTCAACGTGCAGATCTTCTCCTGGGCGCTCGCCCAGTGGACCTATCGTCCCGCCGATCCGTTCTTCCAGACGAAGTGGCCGCAGTGCAATGGCAGCGGACCGCTCGTGACCCAGCAATTGCGGCTTGTCATCGACGACGGCAACAACCAGTCGGGTCCCCCCAACTCGGCGCTCCCTCGATCACTCGTCGCGCGGGTGTTGGATCAGAACAACGCGGGCGTCGCTGGCATTCCGATCAGCTTCACGGTGGCGACCGGGGGCGGTACGGTCGCACCTGCGTCGGTACCGACCGGCGTCGACGGCCGTGCGCGTGCCACGTGGACCCTCGGTGGAAGCGTGGGCAACCAGTCAGTATCGGCCACAACGCTGTCGGTCCCTGGGACGATCCTCTCCTTCGTTGCCTCGGCGGTTCGTCCCACGGGGGATGTCGCCGGCACCATCGTGAACGCCGCCACCTCTGCGCCGCTTGCGGGGGCCGACATCGAGCTCGCGCAGGGTGCATCCATCATCGCCATCGGCAAGTCGCTTACGGACGGCACCTTCCGCATCACGGGCGTCCCGACCGGCATCTACACCCTGACAGCGCGAGCGGCAGGGGTCACGTCGGCGAGCGTGCCTAACGTCGATGTCAAGATCGCCACGAACAGCGTTGGCACGATCCGCTTGCAGCCGGTACAGCAGGCCGGCAACCTCGGCGGATCCGTCACAAACTCGAGCGCCGTACCCGTCGGCGGTGCGATCGTCGAGCTGCGGCTCGGAGCGGGGGTGGTGAGCGGGACGCCCATCGCCACCGACACAACGGTGGCAACGGCCACGCCAACTCGTCAGGCAGGCGAGTACCGATTCAATGCGATCTCCGCAGGGACGTACACGCTCCTGGTGCGGCGCACCGGATTCCCGAACAAGACGGAGAGTCCGGTGCAGGTTGTGGCGAGCACCAGCAACGTGAGAAACGTGCAGCTGACGTCGACCACTTCTTCCGTGACGGTAGCCCCGACGTCGCTCTCGCTCGCAGTCGGAGCCTCAGCGACGCTGACGGCGACAGCGCGCGACGCCATCGGGAGTGCGATGAGCGGTCGTACGGTTACGTGGCGGAGCAGTAGCCCGTCGGTCGCCTCGGTCAGTTCGAGCGGAGTTGTCCTGGGACTTGCGGCCGGTCAGGCCTCGATCACGGCGACCGTCGATGGCATTTCCGGCAGCGCGCAGTTGGGCGTCGTTAACTCCTGTGCGGCCGGAACGGAGTGCGAACCCAACAACACCGTCGCCACCGCCACGCCGCTCGCGAGCGGCCAGACGCTCACGGCCGCCCTCAGCGCCGCCGGCGACCGCGACTACTTCCAGCTCGGCCTGGGCGGGGCCAGCAACCTCACGGTCTCCCTCACCCTGCCGGTCGCACTCACCGGCACCGGCCGCGTCAACATCTCGCTCCTCGACGCCAGCGGCCGCGTCCTCACCTACGGCTGTACCGCCGCCAACGGCACCACGGCGTCGCTCACCTTCACCAATGTTCCCCAGACCGCGTACGTCATGGTTGGCAGCGAGACCTACACCGGTACCAGCTGCAACTATCTCAGCAACTCCAGCCTCACCGTCGGCGCCTACTCCATCAGCCTGACCGCGACCCAGATCGGCGGCGCCGGGCTCGATCCCATCTTCGAACCCAACAACACCATCGCCACCGCCACGCCGCTCGCGAGCGGCCAGACGCTCACGGCCGCCCTCAGCGCCGTCGGCGACCGCGACTACTTCCAGCTCGGCCTGGGCGGGGCCAGCAACCTCACGGTCTCCCTCTCCCTACCGGTCGCACTCACCGGCCCCGGCCGCGTCAACATCTCGCTCCTCGACGCCAACGGCCGCGTCCTCACCTACGGCTGTACCGCCGCCAACGGCACCACGGCGTCGCTCACCTTCACCAATGTTCCCCAGACCGCGTACGTCATGGTCGGCAGCGAGTCCTACACCGGTACCAGCTGCAACTATCTCAGCAACTCCAGCCTCACCGTCGGCGCCTACTCCATCAGCCTGACCGCGACCCAGATCGGCGGCACCGGGCTCGACCCCATCTTCGAGCCGAACAACACCATCGCCACCGCCACGCCGCTCGCGAGCGGCCAGACGCTCACGGCCGCCCTCAGCGCCGTCGGCGACCGCGACTACTTCCAGCTCGGCCTGGGCGGGGCCAGCAACCTCACGGTCTCCCTCTCCCTGCCGGTCGCACTCACCGGCCCCGGCCGCGTCAACATCTCGCTCCTCGACGCCAACGGCCGCGTCCTCACCTACGGCTGTACCGCCGCCAACGGCACCACGGCGTCGCTCACCTTCACCAATGTTCCCCAGACCGCGTACGTCATGGTCGGCAGCGAGTCCTACACCGGCACCAGCTGCAGCTATCTCAGCAATTCCAACCTCACCGTCGGCGCCTACTCCATCAGCCTGACCGCGACTCAGATCGGCGGCGCTGGGCTCGATCCCATCTTCGAACCCAACAACACCATCGCCACCGCCACGCCGCTCGCGAGCGGCCAGACGCTCACGGCCGCCCTCAGCGCCGCCGGCGACCGCGACTACTTCCAGCTCGGCCTGAGCGGGGCCAGCAACCTCACGGTCTCCCTCTCCCTGCCGGTCGCACTCACCGGCCCCGGCCGCGTCAACATCTCGCTCCTCGACGCCAACGGCCGCGTCCTCACCTACGGCTGTACCGCTGCCAACGGCACCACGGCGTCGCTCACTTTCACCAATGTTCCCCAACCAGCGTACGTCATGGTCGGTAGCGAGTCCTACACCGGCACCAGCTGCAGCTATCTCAGCAATTCCAACCTCACCGTCGGAGCCTACTCCATCAGCCTGACCGCGACTCAGATCGGCGGCGCTGGGCTCGATCCC
- a CDS encoding SAM-dependent DNA methyltransferase has translation MAKRSTRSKKTDTSANLGFEAKLWAAADALRNNMDAAEYKHVVLGLIFLKYISDAFEAKHAELAAQAADGANPEDPDEYRAHNIFWVPPEARWQYLKSMAPQPTIGKLIDDAMDAIERDNPSLKGVLNKEYGRPGLDKQRLGQIINLVSDIALGSAADKAKDTLGRVYEYFLARFASAEGKSGGQFYTPSSVVRVLVEMLAPYKGRVYDPCCGSGGMFVQSEKFIEQHQGTLGDISIYGQESNYTTWRLAKMNLAIRGIDAQIGHGDTFHNDRHPDLKADYVIANPPFNDSDWRGELLKDDKRWVYGVPPAGNANFAWVQHFIHHLAPSGVAGFVLANGSMSSNQSGEGEIRKAIVEADLVDCMVALPGQLFYSTQIPVCLWFMARSKKNGRFRDRRGETLFIDARKMGALVDRTHRELSGEDLTRIAGTYHAWRGDPGGGAYADVAGFCKSATRDEMRKHGHVLTPGRYVGAEVVEEDGVAFEEKMKELVATLREQMNEGARLDAEIVSAIVRLGYGH, from the coding sequence GTGGCCAAGCGATCCACCCGCTCCAAGAAGACCGACACCTCCGCCAACCTCGGCTTCGAAGCCAAGCTCTGGGCCGCCGCCGACGCCCTGCGCAACAACATGGACGCGGCCGAATACAAGCACGTCGTCCTGGGGCTCATCTTCCTCAAGTACATCTCCGACGCCTTCGAGGCGAAGCACGCGGAGCTGGCGGCGCAGGCGGCCGACGGGGCCAATCCGGAAGATCCCGACGAGTACCGCGCCCACAACATCTTCTGGGTCCCCCCCGAGGCACGCTGGCAGTACCTCAAGTCGATGGCGCCACAGCCGACGATCGGGAAGCTGATCGACGATGCCATGGACGCCATCGAGCGCGACAATCCGTCGCTCAAGGGGGTGCTCAACAAGGAGTACGGGCGTCCGGGGCTCGACAAGCAGCGGCTCGGGCAGATCATCAACCTCGTCAGCGACATCGCGCTCGGCAGCGCGGCCGACAAGGCGAAAGACACGCTGGGGCGCGTCTACGAGTACTTCCTGGCGCGCTTCGCATCCGCCGAGGGGAAGAGCGGCGGGCAGTTCTACACGCCGTCGAGCGTGGTGCGCGTATTGGTGGAGATGCTCGCCCCGTACAAGGGGCGCGTGTACGACCCGTGCTGCGGCTCGGGCGGGATGTTCGTGCAGAGCGAGAAGTTCATCGAGCAGCATCAGGGTACGCTCGGCGACATCTCCATCTACGGGCAGGAGTCCAACTACACGACGTGGCGCTTGGCGAAGATGAACCTCGCCATCCGCGGGATCGACGCGCAGATCGGCCACGGCGACACCTTCCACAACGACCGGCATCCCGACCTCAAGGCCGACTACGTCATCGCCAACCCGCCGTTCAACGACAGCGATTGGCGTGGTGAACTGCTGAAGGACGACAAGCGCTGGGTGTACGGCGTGCCGCCGGCGGGGAACGCGAACTTCGCGTGGGTGCAGCACTTCATCCATCACTTGGCGCCGAGCGGCGTGGCGGGATTCGTGCTGGCCAACGGCTCGATGTCGTCGAACCAGTCGGGGGAGGGGGAGATCCGCAAGGCGATCGTGGAGGCGGATCTCGTTGATTGCATGGTGGCGTTACCGGGGCAGCTCTTTTACTCGACGCAGATTCCGGTTTGTCTCTGGTTCATGGCGCGGAGCAAGAAGAACGGGCGGTTTCGCGATCGACGGGGAGAGACGCTGTTCATCGATGCGCGCAAGATGGGGGCGCTGGTCGATCGCACGCATCGTGAGTTAAGCGGGGAGGACCTAACGAGGATCGCCGGGACGTATCATGCCTGGCGGGGCGATCCGGGCGGTGGCGCGTATGCGGACGTGGCGGGGTTCTGCAAGAGCGCGACGCGCGACGAGATGCGGAAGCACGGGCATGTGCTGACGCCGGGTCGGTATGTGGGGGCGGAGGTGGTGGAGGAGGATGGAGTGGCGTTCGAGGAGAAGATGAAGGAGTTGGTGGCGACGTTGCGCGAGCAGATGAACGAGGGGGCGCGGTTGGATGCGGAGATTGTGTCAGCGATTGTGAGGCTCGGCTATGGGCACTGA
- a CDS encoding restriction endonuclease subunit S produces the protein MGTEEVPFSQLLSHVVDNRGRTCPTSDSGIPLIATNCIDNARLYPSYEKVRFVSQETYDSWFRGHPLPGDILFVNKGTPGRVALVPDPVTFCIAQDMVAVRADPARVYPRYLLAALRSEVVQERIGQLHVGTMIPHLKKSDFDRLMIPIPPSDQQQLIGDSYFSFSAKIELNRRMSETLEAMARALFKSWFVDFDPVRAKAEGRETGLPEEIAGLFPNEFEESHLGAIPVGWAVRALDEIADFTRGRSYKSAELNESDTALVTLKSFARGGGYRADGLKPFVGQYKRTQVVQPGEILIACTDVTQSADVIGRAAMVRETSRFRTLVASQDTMIVRPRDRMTTRSYLYLLCRDAAFVSHSLSHTRGTTVLHLGSQAIPSFRFCEPPRALVQKFDEIAGNVLLRAQDAQYESEILAGLREMLLPRLMTGSIAMTPLQVP, from the coding sequence ATGGGCACTGAAGAAGTGCCTTTCTCGCAACTTCTGTCGCATGTCGTTGACAACAGGGGACGGACATGCCCCACATCGGATTCGGGTATTCCGTTGATCGCAACGAACTGCATCGACAACGCGCGCCTGTATCCCTCGTATGAGAAGGTGCGCTTCGTTTCTCAAGAGACGTACGACAGTTGGTTTCGAGGTCACCCGCTGCCGGGTGATATCCTCTTCGTGAACAAAGGCACGCCTGGTCGAGTCGCGTTGGTTCCGGACCCCGTCACTTTCTGCATAGCGCAGGACATGGTCGCGGTCCGTGCCGATCCGGCCCGAGTCTATCCTCGCTACTTGCTGGCCGCGCTTCGATCGGAGGTGGTTCAGGAGCGAATTGGGCAGCTGCATGTCGGTACGATGATTCCACATCTGAAGAAGTCAGATTTCGATCGACTGATGATTCCGATTCCTCCGAGCGATCAGCAGCAGCTCATCGGAGATTCTTACTTCAGTTTCTCCGCGAAGATCGAACTAAACCGCCGCATGAGCGAGACGCTGGAGGCGATGGCGCGGGCGCTCTTCAAGTCGTGGTTCGTGGACTTCGATCCGGTACGGGCGAAGGCGGAGGGACGGGAGACGGGGTTGCCGGAGGAGATTGCGGGGCTGTTTCCGAATGAGTTTGAGGAGTCACACCTCGGAGCGATTCCTGTCGGCTGGGCAGTCCGGGCGCTCGACGAAATCGCGGACTTCACTCGGGGGCGGTCCTACAAATCAGCGGAGCTGAATGAATCTGACACCGCGTTGGTGACTCTCAAGTCGTTTGCAAGAGGCGGAGGATATCGCGCCGACGGACTGAAGCCATTCGTTGGCCAGTACAAGCGCACGCAGGTCGTTCAACCTGGTGAGATCCTCATTGCCTGTACCGACGTGACCCAATCGGCAGACGTCATTGGGCGTGCGGCAATGGTTCGGGAGACATCGAGGTTTCGGACACTGGTTGCGTCTCAGGACACGATGATTGTGCGACCGCGAGATCGGATGACGACACGATCATATCTCTATCTTCTGTGCAGAGACGCCGCCTTCGTGTCGCACTCCCTTTCACACACAAGGGGAACCACTGTACTGCACTTGGGGAGTCAGGCGATTCCCAGCTTTCGGTTCTGCGAACCGCCGCGAGCACTCGTTCAGAAGTTCGACGAGATAGCTGGCAATGTCCTATTGCGAGCGCAGGACGCCCAGTACGAATCCGAGATTCTAGCGGGCTTGAGGGAAATGCTGCTGCCAAGACTGATGACCGGTTCTATCGCGATGACACCATTGCAGGTGCCCTAA
- a CDS encoding SIR2 family protein yields the protein MTQVEALAALRAPELADALHRLDNLIGHGQKCFLLGAGSSRCAGLPLTAELTEELLQSASLDEPSKQLLNAVRTQFADASNATFEDFLSEIVDLHAITQRRDARASSIRTVNVGGVDYDGALLQTAIDKIKLGISAIIGEKRTIETHRSFVRATHRNTRDGRSTGVVDYLVLNYDTVLEDALAFERIPYADGIDGGASGWWNPLVFDREGLGARVLKLHGSIDWVEQGEDVLPRRIGSFVQGGDASSRRILIWPASTKYRETQLDPYAQILARARSVLRPNFGEQRVLTICGYSFGDAHINVELDRALGESAGSLTVLVLTSEDQPTGLVKQWLDSPAIRDRVLVYAKRGFFHGGRSLTVDTDLPWWQFEVFTRLLGGER from the coding sequence ATGACTCAAGTTGAAGCACTCGCAGCGCTTCGAGCGCCGGAGCTAGCAGACGCCCTTCACAGATTGGACAACCTGATAGGTCACGGACAGAAGTGCTTTCTGCTCGGCGCCGGCAGCAGCCGATGCGCCGGACTTCCTCTGACCGCAGAACTCACTGAGGAGCTTCTTCAGAGCGCATCACTTGATGAGCCAAGCAAGCAGTTGCTGAATGCCGTGCGCACGCAGTTTGCCGACGCGAGTAACGCTACTTTCGAGGACTTCCTCAGCGAGATCGTTGATCTGCATGCAATCACACAGAGGCGTGATGCCCGTGCGTCCAGCATCAGAACGGTGAATGTCGGAGGCGTGGACTATGACGGTGCTCTCTTGCAGACGGCGATAGACAAGATCAAGCTCGGCATCTCTGCCATCATCGGAGAGAAGCGTACGATTGAGACGCATCGATCCTTCGTTCGCGCTACACACCGGAACACGCGAGATGGGCGATCCACTGGAGTGGTTGACTATCTTGTACTCAACTACGACACGGTGCTTGAGGATGCGCTTGCATTCGAGCGCATTCCCTACGCGGACGGTATCGACGGGGGCGCCTCCGGTTGGTGGAATCCGCTCGTATTTGACCGAGAGGGCCTCGGAGCCCGTGTGCTCAAGCTGCACGGGTCAATTGACTGGGTCGAACAGGGCGAGGATGTGCTGCCTCGCCGCATCGGTTCCTTCGTTCAGGGCGGAGATGCTAGCTCCCGTCGAATCCTCATCTGGCCCGCGTCGACCAAATACCGTGAAACCCAGCTGGATCCGTACGCTCAGATCTTGGCACGAGCGAGAAGCGTTTTGCGCCCGAACTTTGGAGAGCAGCGTGTGCTCACAATCTGTGGCTATAGCTTTGGTGACGCGCACATCAATGTCGAACTCGACAGAGCGCTAGGTGAGTCTGCTGGCAGTCTCACCGTTCTCGTTCTCACGAGCGAGGATCAGCCGACCGGCCTAGTGAAGCAGTGGCTGGACTCGCCAGCTATTCGGGACCGAGTCTTGGTGTACGCGAAGCGAGGATTCTTTCATGGCGGCCGCTCGCTGACGGTAGACACCGATCTCCCATGGTGGCAATTCGAGGTCTTTACACGTCTGCTTGGAGGGGAAAGGTGA
- a CDS encoding DUF87 domain-containing protein has protein sequence MVAIRGLYTSAWRGKVNAERLPGEPIANLAIGRIIEVDGSHIVAELDRGLMELSRLFEGEIYPIGQFGSILRVHFGRRLIYAFVSRLRMKAEYDAERGLSTTSSADERIVEADLFGEGEWTRESNGAPHLRFERGVTTYPLPQQLVYLTPKAELRAIYGATDGKVVIRLGEHVGSGGAPCYAEMNELLGKHTAVLGSTGAGKSSAVAAIIHSVLDRGLDAPHSTWCPRIIVLDPHNEYGAAFPSHSRLSTDDGSLSLPYWLLSFQETIALVVGKTEFVATSQANIVKKALLEARLEGCDVLGLKKAGITVDSPVPYKLATLRSLIEAEKNLLTASKQDSHNGILQKLEVLAADARLQFLMADWNGASSDPFPAVIQNVLGDERQPRVIDLSGVPNEVAGISSAAIARSLFNLKVWQTPEERACDPVLFVCEEAHRYVPNSGEAQYEAAQDAVRRIAKEGRKYGIGLLLVSQRPSEVEATVLSQCNSWLVLRITNGTDREHVKSILPDSLSGLTSMLSGLRRQEAIFVGQAAMLPSRIVIRDLLPSQLPRSNDVDFDQGWQNVPMTAAQLEDVARRWRYQSR, from the coding sequence ATGGTGGCAATTCGAGGTCTTTACACGTCTGCTTGGAGGGGAAAGGTGAACGCGGAGCGCCTGCCAGGGGAACCGATCGCGAATCTTGCCATCGGTAGAATCATTGAAGTGGACGGCTCTCATATCGTCGCTGAACTGGACAGGGGACTGATGGAACTGTCTCGCCTATTCGAAGGTGAGATCTACCCCATCGGTCAATTTGGTTCGATTCTCCGTGTGCACTTCGGTCGTCGCTTGATCTACGCGTTCGTTTCGCGTCTTCGCATGAAGGCCGAATATGACGCCGAACGGGGCCTCAGTACGACATCCAGTGCCGACGAGCGCATTGTAGAGGCGGACCTCTTCGGCGAGGGCGAGTGGACCCGAGAGTCTAACGGCGCACCGCACCTCCGCTTCGAACGAGGCGTTACGACGTACCCGCTTCCACAGCAGCTCGTCTATCTCACTCCGAAGGCGGAGTTGCGAGCGATCTATGGTGCCACAGATGGGAAGGTAGTCATTCGTCTCGGAGAGCACGTTGGCTCCGGCGGAGCACCGTGCTATGCAGAGATGAATGAGCTACTTGGAAAACACACGGCCGTCTTGGGCTCTACGGGAGCGGGAAAGTCCTCGGCAGTAGCCGCCATTATTCACAGCGTGCTTGATAGGGGGCTGGACGCGCCGCATTCGACATGGTGCCCGAGGATCATTGTGCTGGACCCTCATAACGAGTACGGAGCGGCGTTTCCTTCGCACTCACGTCTGTCAACAGATGATGGAAGTCTCTCGCTTCCCTATTGGCTGCTTAGTTTCCAGGAGACAATCGCGCTTGTGGTCGGCAAGACTGAGTTCGTTGCCACGTCTCAGGCGAACATAGTCAAGAAGGCGCTTCTCGAGGCGCGACTCGAGGGTTGCGATGTTCTTGGCCTGAAGAAGGCGGGCATCACGGTCGATTCACCGGTTCCTTACAAGTTGGCAACGCTGCGAAGCTTGATTGAAGCAGAGAAGAACCTCTTGACGGCGAGCAAGCAAGACTCGCACAACGGAATTCTTCAGAAGCTTGAAGTGCTTGCCGCTGACGCGCGCCTGCAGTTCTTGATGGCTGATTGGAACGGAGCAAGCTCGGATCCTTTCCCCGCCGTCATTCAGAACGTTCTCGGCGATGAGAGGCAACCGCGTGTCATTGATCTTTCGGGTGTCCCCAATGAGGTAGCAGGAATCTCAAGTGCTGCTATCGCGCGATCACTGTTCAACCTTAAGGTGTGGCAGACTCCGGAAGAGCGCGCGTGCGATCCTGTGTTGTTCGTTTGTGAGGAGGCGCATCGGTATGTACCCAATAGCGGCGAGGCGCAGTACGAGGCGGCTCAAGACGCGGTTCGACGTATCGCGAAGGAGGGTCGCAAGTACGGCATCGGTCTGCTGCTTGTGTCCCAGCGTCCGAGCGAAGTCGAAGCCACGGTGCTGTCTCAGTGCAATTCATGGTTGGTGCTGCGCATCACTAACGGGACCGACAGAGAGCACGTGAAGTCGATTCTACCTGACTCGCTGAGCGGCCTGACTAGCATGCTGTCGGGACTGCGACGGCAGGAGGCAATCTTCGTCGGCCAAGCGGCGATGCTTCCGTCCCGCATTGTCATTCGCGACTTGTTGCCGAGCCAGCTACCGAGATCCAACGATGTTGACTTTGATCAAGGATGGCAGAATGTCCCGATGACTGCAGCGCAGCTCGAAGATGTCGCGAGACGTTGGCGCTATCAAAGTAGATAA